In the genome of Leptospira kanakyensis, one region contains:
- a CDS encoding nuclear transport factor 2 family protein, whose translation MITNQIKAEMNEDSLKEEFLMLMKNIDEGNTSAVEKKFHTEYSDSVYIKGSDLIFSSNKIKYIESLKDGKIGGVERAVNIHSIDFLDKFGFVKADLESKVMKFQSMYTFYFEEGEWKMIKAVVAAEKK comes from the coding sequence ATGATCACAAATCAAATAAAGGCTGAAATGAATGAGGATTCTTTAAAAGAAGAATTTCTTATGTTAATGAAAAACATTGATGAGGGTAATACCTCGGCAGTAGAAAAAAAGTTTCATACTGAGTATTCAGATAGTGTATATATCAAAGGGAGTGATCTCATTTTCAGTTCCAATAAAATTAAGTACATTGAGTCGTTAAAGGATGGAAAAATCGGAGGAGTGGAAAGGGCGGTGAATATCCATTCTATTGATTTTTTGGACAAGTTCGGTTTTGTGAAAGCGGATTTGGAAAGTAAGGTTATGAAATTCCAATCTATGTATACCTTCTACTTTGAAGAAGGTGAATGGAAGATGATCAAAGCTGTTGTAGCTGCGGAAAAAAAATAA
- a CDS encoding MarR family winged helix-turn-helix transcriptional regulator, with protein sequence MSDSFDLENSYAYLIYRTVRSLRRQFMRLAAANGLDLFPEQWFVLVRLMKQPGCSQSDLGRDFDDRPSMARALRNMEEKGWIKIQADPEDRRKNQVYPTKKGSEIYHLMASVVTEERKRMFKKLSTQDFKTFKRIIDQIYEESID encoded by the coding sequence ATGTCGGATTCATTTGATTTAGAAAACTCCTATGCTTATCTGATTTATCGGACGGTGCGCTCTTTGCGACGTCAGTTTATGCGTTTGGCAGCAGCAAATGGGCTTGATCTCTTTCCCGAACAGTGGTTTGTTCTAGTTCGTTTGATGAAACAACCTGGATGTAGCCAGTCGGATTTGGGGCGAGATTTTGATGATAGGCCTTCCATGGCAAGAGCCCTTCGCAATATGGAAGAAAAGGGTTGGATCAAAATCCAAGCCGATCCAGAAGATCGTAGAAAAAATCAAGTGTATCCAACCAAAAAAGGTTCTGAGATCTATCATTTGATGGCTTCTGTTGTGACGGAGGAACGAAAACGAATGTTTAAAAAATTATCAACACAAGATTTTAAAACTTTCAAACGAATTATTGATCAAATTTATGAAGAATCGATAGATTAA
- a CDS encoding ankyrin repeat domain-containing protein, translating to MKLTISISFVLLFLVNCSSDTVLIKNIKAGEVTQAAESIENNSPEWDKEGKFGLTPLHYASEYGHLDLVKKLIEKGADVNAESGTFYTFGKKEGYQTPLHLAIDYGHIEVAKYLISKGANINAKTYRNYTIMTIAWKKGLFSNDSSARGIEEKGKAKQVIEFVSSLNSKLDYSNESLAAEIISYYPAYFDSIDLFRSYMEKKLNLNCCNRVQAPMIGFYNLNSKEERVRKLSLEMLKEVLKKDIDLDILHHKIQTSNRTAFQRIFAYENPEAKEAQKLLLEKFPDIQKPEFVLKKEGREIFYGFADLLFFWWFDLIF from the coding sequence ATGAAGCTAACTATTTCCATTTCATTTGTTTTGTTGTTTTTGGTTAATTGTTCAAGTGATACAGTTTTGATTAAAAATATTAAGGCGGGCGAAGTTACTCAAGCGGCTGAGTCGATTGAAAACAATTCACCTGAGTGGGATAAAGAAGGCAAATTTGGATTAACTCCTTTGCATTATGCTTCTGAGTATGGACATTTGGACTTGGTTAAGAAACTAATCGAAAAAGGCGCCGATGTGAATGCCGAGTCGGGAACTTTTTATACATTTGGGAAAAAGGAAGGTTATCAAACTCCGTTACATCTTGCAATCGATTATGGACATATTGAAGTTGCGAAGTATTTAATTTCAAAAGGTGCAAACATAAACGCGAAAACATATAGGAACTATACAATCATGACTATCGCTTGGAAAAAAGGTTTGTTTTCTAATGATTCATCAGCACGAGGAATCGAAGAAAAAGGAAAAGCCAAACAAGTTATTGAGTTTGTGTCTTCTTTAAATAGTAAGTTAGATTATTCGAATGAATCGTTGGCTGCCGAAATCATAAGTTACTATCCTGCTTATTTTGATTCTATCGATTTGTTTAGATCGTATATGGAAAAAAAACTGAATTTGAATTGTTGTAACCGAGTGCAAGCTCCTATGATTGGGTTCTATAATTTGAATTCTAAAGAGGAACGAGTAAGAAAATTATCTTTGGAAATGTTGAAGGAAGTTTTAAAAAAAGATATTGATTTAGATATTTTACATCACAAAATCCAAACTTCGAACAGAACGGCATTTCAAAGGATTTTTGCTTACGAAAATCCGGAAGCAAAAGAAGCACAGAAATTATTATTAGAGAAGTTTCCTGACATACAAAAACCGGAATTTGTTTTGAAGAAAGAAGGAAGAGAAATTTTCTACGGATTTGCTGATCTTTTATTCTTTTGGTGGTTTGATTTAATCTTTTAA
- the rnk gene encoding nucleoside diphosphate kinase regulator, translating into MNTKNKIYMTHFDYHRLKTMVLDYKKRNITNNNLKDLLGEMERAQKVDSHSIPPNYVTMNSVIELKNLEELEFQEFRLVFPEDANTEENKISVLAPIGTAVLGYKTGDVIHWKVPGGENQFQITKIKYQPEANGDFHL; encoded by the coding sequence ATGAATACTAAAAATAAAATCTATATGACTCATTTTGATTATCATCGACTAAAAACAATGGTTCTTGATTATAAAAAGAGAAATATAACAAACAACAATCTAAAAGATCTGTTGGGAGAAATGGAAAGAGCTCAAAAAGTGGACTCTCATTCAATTCCACCTAACTACGTCACTATGAATTCTGTGATTGAACTTAAAAATCTAGAAGAACTAGAGTTTCAAGAATTTCGATTGGTATTTCCAGAAGATGCAAATACCGAAGAAAACAAAATTTCCGTACTCGCACCCATCGGAACTGCTGTTTTAGGTTATAAAACTGGAGATGTCATCCATTGGAAAGTCCCTGGCGGAGAAAACCAGTTCCAAATTACCAAAATCAAATACCAACCAGAAGCCAACGGAGACTTCCATCTTTAA
- a CDS encoding cysteine rich repeat-containing protein, translating to MKRLSLILIFCFQFGLFAEAKTIYEVCQPEIVTYCQGVKQTKARILQCLKERGKNLSDACENAQSTLSDTMKTKSQGFCKEDVSEYCRWIIPGGGRILKCLFQHETSISNQCKTVLNEV from the coding sequence ATGAAACGTTTGTCACTGATTCTTATTTTTTGTTTTCAGTTTGGTTTGTTTGCAGAGGCAAAAACCATTTATGAAGTTTGCCAACCTGAGATCGTTACTTACTGTCAGGGAGTAAAACAAACAAAGGCTCGAATTTTACAATGTTTAAAGGAACGTGGGAAAAATTTATCAGACGCGTGTGAAAATGCCCAAAGTACACTTTCGGATACAATGAAAACTAAGTCACAAGGTTTTTGTAAAGAAGATGTAAGTGAATATTGCCGTTGGATCATTCCTGGCGGTGGCCGTATTTTAAAATGTTTATTTCAACATGAGACATCAATATCCAATCAGTGTAAAACGGTTTTAAATGAAGTATGA
- a CDS encoding thiolase family protein — protein MVVILEGVRTPFGKFGGGLKDYSSSELGVITAKETIRKTGLDPEEIEESIYGNVIQDNKDSAYLARHIGLKSGLKESSSGLTVNRLCGSGMESVVIGSRKILSGENNLILVGGTESMSNAPFVMKNLRWGNKYGDTPVEDRLAQSLTDCYVDLTMGLTAENIANHFKISRSKQDEWAVISQVRAEKASEDGIFSDEMIPIPSKGKNVSLIQRDEQIRGLSCVESLQKLPTAFSKEGTVTAGNSSGINDGAASLLISSEEWSRSKNIRPLAKILGYANVGCDPKMMGLGPVFAIPKALQNAGLRIEEVDLYEINEAYAAQTLAVIQELNLDPEKTNVNGGAIAIGHPLGASGTRVILTLAYALRRKKLRYGVASLCIGGGQGIAMVLENPEY, from the coding sequence ATGGTAGTCATTTTGGAAGGAGTGAGAACTCCCTTTGGAAAATTTGGTGGAGGGCTGAAAGATTACAGTTCTTCTGAGCTCGGAGTTATTACCGCAAAAGAAACAATTCGTAAAACGGGTTTGGATCCGGAAGAAATTGAAGAATCGATTTACGGGAATGTAATTCAAGATAATAAAGATTCTGCTTACTTAGCAAGGCATATTGGACTAAAGTCAGGTCTTAAAGAAAGTTCCAGTGGGCTTACCGTGAATCGTTTGTGCGGATCGGGAATGGAAAGTGTAGTCATCGGTTCCCGTAAAATTCTTTCAGGAGAAAACAACCTAATCCTTGTTGGGGGAACAGAATCTATGAGTAATGCCCCTTTTGTTATGAAAAATCTTCGATGGGGGAATAAATATGGTGATACTCCTGTGGAAGATCGTTTGGCTCAAAGTCTTACTGATTGTTATGTAGATCTGACGATGGGTTTGACAGCAGAAAACATTGCAAACCATTTCAAAATTTCTAGGTCTAAACAAGATGAATGGGCTGTTATCTCACAAGTCAGAGCCGAAAAGGCAAGTGAGGATGGAATTTTTTCTGATGAAATGATTCCAATCCCGAGCAAAGGAAAAAATGTTTCACTCATTCAAAGAGATGAGCAGATCCGAGGGTTATCTTGTGTTGAAAGTTTACAAAAACTTCCCACTGCTTTTTCTAAAGAAGGAACTGTCACAGCTGGAAATTCATCAGGGATCAATGATGGAGCGGCATCTTTATTGATAAGCTCTGAAGAATGGTCTCGTTCCAAAAACATTCGGCCACTCGCTAAAATATTAGGATATGCGAATGTTGGTTGCGACCCAAAAATGATGGGCCTTGGACCCGTATTTGCCATCCCCAAGGCATTACAAAATGCGGGGCTTCGTATAGAAGAAGTGGATCTCTATGAAATCAATGAAGCTTATGCAGCGCAAACACTAGCGGTAATCCAAGAGTTGAATTTAGATCCAGAAAAAACAAATGTAAATGGAGGAGCCATTGCTATCGGGCATCCACTTGGAGCAAGCGGAACACGTGTGATACTGACACTCGCTTATGCGCTGCGGAGAAAAAAATTGAGATATGGGGTGGCTTCCCTTTGTATTGGTGGTGGACAAGGCATTGCAATGGTTTTAGAGAATCCAGAGTATTAA
- a CDS encoding MarR family winged helix-turn-helix transcriptional regulator, protein MRFSQEDLKHIGSSCLNLSLRRTSRLITNYYDSALRPSGLRITQFTLLAAIAYETEPSITDLARLTDIDRTTLQRSLDILNRDGLIKIEKKEIGNVRNISLTKKGELSLTKAVELWKQTQKTITDNLGKSEFKQTLKILAELRNLPVLEIDPTEES, encoded by the coding sequence ATGAGATTTTCTCAAGAAGACTTAAAACATATTGGATCGTCCTGTCTAAATTTAAGCCTTCGTCGCACAAGCAGGTTAATTACTAATTATTACGATTCAGCATTAAGACCTTCTGGTCTTCGAATCACACAGTTTACTCTTTTGGCTGCTATTGCATATGAAACGGAACCCAGTATTACCGATTTAGCACGTCTTACGGATATTGATAGGACAACTCTACAGAGAAGTTTGGATATTTTGAATCGAGATGGTTTGATCAAAATTGAAAAAAAAGAAATAGGCAATGTACGTAACATTTCACTGACAAAAAAAGGTGAGTTGTCGCTAACAAAAGCAGTTGAACTTTGGAAACAAACTCAAAAAACAATTACAGATAATCTCGGAAAATCAGAATTCAAACAAACTTTAAAAATTCTTGCCGAATTAAGAAACCTCCCAGTCTTAGAAATAGATCCAACAGAAGAAAGTTAG
- a CDS encoding DUF2306 domain-containing protein, with protein MPKYTKKDYWIIGSLLFLSLVPSIAGAIRLLQLVTGANYTVENQRFFNDPIPVFVHIVAVIVFSILGAFQFAPGFRKKHIVWHRRTGKVLVGLGLFSALSGLWLTIMYPKVPTDGDWLFSIRLVVGIWMAFCIIWGYRSIRQKNVVRHSHWMIRGYAIGMGAGTQVFTHLPWFIFVGGDPSGIPRDLMMGAGWLINFLVAEWMVRKKSL; from the coding sequence ATGCCAAAATATACTAAAAAAGATTATTGGATCATCGGCTCCCTTCTGTTTTTAAGTTTGGTTCCTAGTATTGCCGGAGCCATTCGTCTGCTCCAACTAGTTACTGGTGCAAACTATACTGTAGAGAATCAGCGGTTTTTCAATGATCCCATTCCGGTATTCGTTCATATTGTTGCTGTTATTGTTTTTAGTATATTGGGTGCCTTTCAATTTGCACCAGGTTTTCGTAAGAAACATATAGTTTGGCACCGTAGAACAGGTAAGGTTCTTGTGGGTTTGGGGCTTTTCTCTGCTTTGTCAGGATTGTGGTTAACCATCATGTATCCAAAAGTTCCGACTGATGGAGATTGGTTATTTAGCATTCGTTTGGTGGTTGGAATTTGGATGGCCTTTTGTATCATTTGGGGATACAGGTCAATTCGACAAAAAAATGTCGTTCGTCATAGCCATTGGATGATTCGAGGTTATGCCATAGGTATGGGTGCAGGAACTCAAGTATTTACACATTTACCTTGGTTTATTTTTGTTGGAGGAGATCCTTCTGGAATTCCCAGAGATTTGATGATGGGAGCGGGTTGGCTCATTAACTTTTTGGTAGCAGAGTGGATGGTTCGAAAGAAAAGTTTATAA
- a CDS encoding alpha/beta fold hydrolase, producing the protein MKKKTLLIVVAVMTFLFATITYLFSPSDDSSFSKVISRDGTTIAYDKIGSGPPLIFVTGAICHRKFQPIIDDANTLSQNFTVYNYDRRGRGDSGDKEIYSVQSEVEDIEALINSAGGSAYIYGHSSGAVLALETALALPNKVKKVFIYDPPYVSNEKERNEYQLTKEKIKFLLSDKKYSDAIDEFLVSIGMPKIFTYVLPLTPGWKRTVQLAPTLLYDITLTENLPPIERLSKIKTPVCIAYGEESPEEIKRVTNILAKNIQNSELQTILKQDHSVDTKILLPKMIQFFNE; encoded by the coding sequence ATGAAAAAGAAAACCTTACTCATTGTAGTTGCCGTTATGACATTTCTTTTTGCAACCATTACTTATTTATTTTCGCCTAGTGATGACAGTTCATTTTCAAAAGTAATTTCACGAGACGGAACCACAATTGCTTATGATAAAATTGGATCCGGTCCACCCCTCATTTTTGTTACTGGTGCCATTTGTCACAGAAAGTTCCAACCAATCATTGATGATGCCAATACTCTAAGTCAAAATTTTACCGTTTATAACTACGATAGACGCGGGCGTGGTGATAGCGGAGATAAAGAAATTTATTCAGTCCAATCAGAAGTAGAAGACATCGAAGCACTGATAAATTCTGCAGGTGGTTCTGCATATATTTATGGTCATTCTTCAGGTGCGGTATTGGCTTTGGAAACGGCTTTGGCCTTACCTAACAAAGTTAAAAAAGTTTTTATTTACGACCCACCTTACGTTTCTAACGAAAAAGAACGGAACGAATACCAACTTACAAAAGAAAAAATCAAATTTCTACTGAGCGATAAAAAATATTCAGACGCCATTGATGAATTTCTTGTTTCCATTGGTATGCCAAAAATATTTACATACGTTTTACCATTAACACCAGGTTGGAAACGAACCGTTCAACTTGCACCCACCCTTCTTTATGATATCACTCTCACTGAAAATTTGCCTCCCATTGAAAGACTATCAAAGATAAAAACACCAGTTTGTATTGCTTATGGTGAAGAGAGTCCGGAAGAAATTAAAAGAGTGACGAATATCCTTGCAAAGAACATACAAAATTCTGAATTACAGACAATATTAAAACAAGATCATTCAGTAGATACAAAGATCCTTCTACCGAAGATGATTCAATTTTTTAATGAATGA
- a CDS encoding STAS/SEC14 domain-containing protein, with protein sequence MIIFQCPTAVTEYLEDKKIVVLTQNGKNTGANLKDSLNKGVEALIQNKAVKWLSDNRNMGTHTAEDVEWLNNDWTPRAIKAGWKKWALIQPQSALSAMSEKNLVDFFATNGIEVKIFESPEEGYKWLDSV encoded by the coding sequence ATGATCATATTTCAATGCCCTACCGCTGTGACAGAATACTTAGAAGATAAAAAGATCGTTGTTCTCACGCAAAATGGAAAAAATACAGGGGCGAATTTAAAAGATAGTTTGAACAAAGGTGTGGAAGCACTCATTCAAAACAAAGCAGTTAAGTGGTTGTCCGACAATCGTAATATGGGCACTCATACAGCAGAAGATGTAGAATGGTTGAACAACGACTGGACTCCTCGGGCCATCAAAGCCGGTTGGAAAAAATGGGCTCTCATCCAACCTCAATCAGCATTGTCAGCAATGTCCGAAAAGAACTTAGTAGATTTTTTTGCTACAAATGGAATCGAAGTCAAAATTTTTGAATCACCTGAAGAAGGGTACAAATGGTTGGATTCAGTTTAG
- a CDS encoding methyl-accepting chemotaxis protein has translation MKHSKTTQYIVLSLTLLTTQLGSLTYQLFGISDPSWIMVILLVAGLVFSVVTVMFALLQIKKYKKQFLIIKKTISAAINGNLHVEPTLKSNLKKRNEVDAILISLFELLHIFQDIISLLKDATIGLSSSVDNAKLADDSFHSSLHRQKDYSQNLEATVRKMTDNMTNIENASSNNYSTLIRVSESIKLLSDHINESEENSNLSKKLTFGISEKIQKGNKAMEEMATVIENIATSSGKIEGMVIVIKEISERVNLLALNASIEAARAGEYGSGFAVVAQEVSKLATQTSNSIKEIDANVKRNKEEVTLNRQKINETNQLYKEIISEVKQIFEKIDFISESATNQMQIKEKLLFDSEQLSQMLAEIKQNIGDQNNSQKLISDVAHAMDSSVNATFSEGENLSKLLEKIKSTSDDIGGVILLFK, from the coding sequence ATGAAACATAGTAAAACAACTCAATACATAGTTTTATCGTTAACACTGCTCACTACACAACTCGGATCATTGACATACCAACTCTTTGGTATCTCTGATCCAAGTTGGATCATGGTTATTTTGTTGGTGGCTGGACTTGTTTTTTCTGTAGTAACAGTGATGTTTGCTTTATTGCAAATAAAGAAATATAAAAAACAATTTTTAATTATCAAAAAAACTATTTCAGCTGCCATCAACGGCAATTTACACGTTGAGCCTACTCTTAAATCGAACTTAAAAAAACGCAACGAAGTCGATGCGATTCTAATTTCTTTATTTGAATTATTACATATTTTTCAAGACATCATTTCACTTCTAAAAGATGCAACAATAGGTCTATCATCATCTGTTGATAATGCAAAGCTTGCAGATGATTCTTTTCATTCTAGTTTACATAGACAAAAAGATTATTCACAAAACTTAGAAGCAACGGTCCGCAAGATGACTGACAATATGACAAATATTGAAAATGCATCATCAAACAATTATTCAACTTTGATTCGTGTTTCCGAAAGTATTAAACTTTTGTCAGATCATATCAATGAATCAGAAGAGAACAGTAACCTCTCAAAAAAGTTAACCTTTGGCATTTCGGAAAAAATTCAAAAAGGGAATAAAGCGATGGAGGAAATGGCAACTGTCATTGAAAACATTGCAACGAGTTCTGGGAAAATAGAAGGTATGGTCATTGTGATCAAAGAAATCTCAGAACGTGTGAATTTACTGGCATTAAACGCTTCGATTGAAGCTGCACGTGCTGGAGAGTATGGAAGTGGATTTGCTGTTGTTGCACAAGAAGTGTCTAAACTAGCAACTCAGACCTCCAATAGTATCAAAGAAATTGATGCGAATGTAAAACGGAACAAAGAAGAAGTTACACTCAATCGTCAAAAAATCAACGAAACAAACCAATTATACAAAGAAATCATCAGCGAAGTAAAACAAATTTTCGAGAAAATAGATTTCATTTCTGAATCAGCAACAAACCAAATGCAAATCAAAGAAAAGTTATTATTTGATTCAGAACAACTTTCTCAGATGTTAGCAGAGATCAAACAAAACATAGGTGATCAAAACAATTCACAAAAATTGATTTCCGATGTTGCTCACGCAATGGACTCAAGTGTCAACGCAACATTTTCAGAGGGAGAAAATCTTTCTAAACTTTTAGAAAAAATAAAATCCACCAGTGATGATATTGGCGGAGTCATTTTATTATTTAAGTAA
- a CDS encoding PAS domain-containing hybrid sensor histidine kinase/response regulator yields METNEFRPEKNSQNKPDFISNFQSIFQSLPELYMLLDLDFHIIDISDAYAKATLIEREKVIGHHIFEIFPDNPDDKNADGVKQLKLSLLQVLNYKVTSTMTMQKYDISKPDGSGFEVRYWSPRNSPVFDKEGNLICIVHRVEDVTEFVYLKQQKLEQSEVTEEMTERIAKMESEVLTRAKEVIEKNEALLNSEQNLSITLSSIGDAVLATDEKGIINRLNPVAEGLTGWSESEAIGHNVSEVLKLVSAKTDLPKEIPIFEVLTTGKAKGNSLDGILIHRNGRRINISDNCAPIRNKAGKIIGSILVFRDISEEFAAKTFLEKAKENAELANKAKDSFLATMSHEIRTPLSGLLGMLELLFQTPLSEDQQSLVKNALGSGNSLLRILSDILDLSKIEEGKLELSLQPTSIQQLLSEVVTTYLQIASAKGLTLSFSVDENILGAHIMDPLRLSQIINNFVSNGIKFTSKGNIKVSANLVKNLANEQQIRFSVTDTGIGLSKKNQAKLFQTYTQATADTARLYGGTGLGLAICQRLSDLMDGNITIDSAPGIGSTFSITLSLPTADLDLNHLSPITKEEGIIEPIANSQSYIPKILAVDDNSVNLELLARQLQILGLQVDRADDGEKALSLWLSNRYDLIITDCHMPIKDGYMLTKEIRNIETFSYQKRIPIIGYTANALSEEKEHCLSVGMDELLIKPARLTNLRKTLLKWLPTIIPAPNKT; encoded by the coding sequence ATGGAAACGAACGAGTTTAGGCCGGAAAAGAATTCCCAAAACAAACCAGATTTTATTTCTAATTTCCAAAGTATCTTTCAATCCCTTCCTGAACTCTATATGCTCTTAGATTTAGATTTTCATATCATCGACATTAGCGATGCTTATGCGAAAGCCACACTGATTGAAAGAGAAAAAGTAATCGGTCATCACATTTTTGAAATATTTCCTGACAACCCAGATGACAAAAATGCGGATGGAGTCAAACAACTTAAACTTTCTTTACTACAAGTGCTGAACTACAAAGTGACGAGCACAATGACAATGCAAAAGTATGACATTTCCAAACCAGATGGAAGTGGATTCGAAGTAAGGTATTGGAGTCCTAGAAACTCACCCGTATTTGATAAAGAAGGAAACTTAATCTGTATTGTCCACCGCGTAGAGGATGTTACTGAATTTGTTTATCTAAAACAACAAAAATTAGAACAATCGGAAGTCACAGAAGAAATGACGGAACGGATTGCCAAAATGGAATCCGAAGTTCTGACCCGCGCTAAAGAAGTTATCGAAAAAAACGAAGCTTTATTAAATAGCGAACAAAACTTATCCATCACCTTAAGTTCCATTGGTGATGCCGTTCTTGCTACTGATGAAAAGGGAATCATCAATCGTTTGAATCCAGTAGCAGAAGGTTTAACGGGATGGAGTGAAAGTGAAGCCATTGGCCACAATGTCAGTGAAGTTTTGAAATTGGTTTCTGCAAAAACCGATTTACCAAAAGAAATTCCTATCTTTGAAGTTTTAACAACGGGAAAGGCAAAAGGAAATAGTTTAGATGGAATTTTAATCCATCGGAATGGCAGAAGGATCAATATTTCAGACAACTGTGCACCGATCCGAAACAAAGCCGGCAAAATCATTGGATCCATTTTGGTATTTCGTGATATATCAGAAGAGTTTGCTGCCAAAACATTTTTAGAAAAAGCAAAAGAAAACGCTGAACTAGCAAACAAAGCTAAGGATTCTTTCCTTGCTACAATGAGTCACGAAATTCGTACACCACTCAGTGGGTTGTTAGGGATGTTAGAGTTACTTTTTCAAACCCCACTCAGTGAAGACCAACAAAGTTTGGTTAAAAATGCTTTGGGATCAGGCAATAGTTTATTACGAATTCTCAGTGACATTCTCGATTTGTCAAAAATTGAAGAAGGTAAATTAGAATTATCACTACAACCAACATCCATCCAGCAACTCCTCTCTGAAGTTGTCACAACGTATTTACAAATTGCCAGTGCAAAAGGTTTAACTTTATCATTTAGCGTTGATGAAAATATTCTAGGCGCACATATTATGGATCCTTTGAGGCTTTCACAAATCATAAACAACTTTGTTAGTAACGGAATTAAATTTACTTCCAAAGGTAATATCAAAGTTTCCGCTAACCTTGTTAAAAATCTTGCCAATGAACAACAAATTCGATTTTCAGTGACTGATACAGGCATTGGTCTTAGTAAAAAAAACCAAGCAAAACTGTTCCAAACATATACTCAAGCCACTGCAGATACCGCGAGGTTGTATGGTGGCACTGGCCTTGGTCTTGCAATCTGCCAACGTTTGAGTGATTTAATGGATGGCAATATAACAATCGATAGTGCACCTGGCATTGGTTCTACATTTAGTATCACATTGTCTCTTCCAACAGCTGATCTTGATCTCAATCATCTAAGCCCTATCACAAAAGAAGAAGGAATCATCGAACCTATTGCCAATTCCCAATCCTATATCCCTAAAATTTTAGCAGTAGATGACAATTCAGTGAATTTAGAACTTTTAGCACGCCAACTGCAAATCTTAGGTCTTCAAGTAGATAGGGCAGACGATGGAGAAAAAGCACTTTCGTTATGGTTATCAAATAGATATGACCTCATCATTACCGATTGTCATATGCCAATCAAAGATGGGTATATGTTAACAAAAGAAATTAGAAACATTGAAACTTTTAGTTACCAAAAACGAATTCCTATTATAGGTTATACTGCCAATGCTTTAAGCGAAGAAAAGGAACACTGCCTTTCCGTTGGGATGGATGAATTATTAATCAAACCGGCTCGTTTAACAAACCTTAGAAAAACTCTTCTCAAATGGTTGCCAACAATCATTCCAGCTCCTAATAAGACCTAA